The genomic interval TAGACATCGAGGGCGTCGCGGGCGTGGTCGACCAGGCCCAAGGGTCGCCGCCCGGCATCGACTACGCCCGCGGGCGCCGGCTGATGACCGCGGAAGCGGCGGCGGCCGTGCGGGGTGCGCTTGCCGGCGGGGCCACGGAAGTATGGGTCTCCGACGGACATGGCGGGAACGGCATGCGCAACATCATCATCGAAGAGCTGCCCGAGGACTGCTGGCTGATCAGCGGCGACTCCCGGCCGATGGGCCAGATCGACGGCCTGGACGGTTCGTTCGCCGCGTTGGCGCTCGTGGGGTACCATACGCGGCACGGTCTGTCGGGGGTGCTCGATCACACCATCAACGGGCGGGTCGTCTACGATCTCAGGCTGAACGGCCGGTCGGTGGGTGAAGCAGATCTGAACGCAGCGGTCGCCGGTCACCTGGGGGTGCCGGTCGTCTTCGTCTCAGGTGATCACAAACTGATCGGCGAGGTGGGGAAGACGCTGCCGTGGGCCGAGGGGGTCGCGGTGAAAGAGGCGATCGGTCGGCACGCGAGCAAGGCGATGCACCCCCACCGCGCCTGCCGAGCCATCGAGGATGGGTTGACGCGCGCGCTCGGGAGGCTCGATCGGGCTCGCCCGTTCGACATCGGGACGCCGGTGGCGGCGGATCTCACCTTCAAGTACACGACCATGGCGGATTCCGCGGCGCGGCTGCCGGGGGCCGAACGGCCGACCGACTTGAGCATTCGCCTGACCGCTCCCGACCCGGTGGCGGTGTTCCCGCAGATCATGGCCGCGATTCATCTAGCCGGATTCTCCATGGGGGCGCCCATGAAGCTCGGCGGAGCGGGCGCGCCGGGGACGTAGATTGAGTCGCGCTGCGCCCATGCGACACGATCGTCGCGCGTTGTCGGCCATCGGGCTGGGTTTTGCCAGAACGGGTCCGGCGGCACGAGATGTTTCGTGGCAGAAGAGTTATGATAGAGGGTGATGTAGGTGTGTCTCGGGCGGACCTCGGCATGGGTGAGGGCGGCCCGAGACGTGAGCGATAACCCAACGGAATCGTGGGATATGTAGGATATTAAGGTAAGAAGCCACACTTGTGGATAGGTGGCCGTCGATGCCCATCCTGCTTCTCTTGCGACGACGCCCCTTGGCCCTGATCCCCATCGCCGCGGCGTGCTTGCTGCTGAGCGGTCTCCCTGTCCAGGCCCAATCCGGCGTCGTGCCGGGACGGTCGATCGGGGCGTTCCACCTCGGGGACTCGCTCGAGAGCGTGACGGAGGTGCTCGGCCCTGGGTCTCCTCCGGCGTTGCTGCCCCAGGCGATGATAAGCTACTACTGGCCGAGCCGGCACCTCGGCGTGGTGGTCGATGTCGTGACGCGGAAGATCGTGGCTCTGGTCGCGTCGTCTGAGATCAACTACCGGACCGCGAAGGGCGTCGGCATCGGCAGTGGCGCGGACGAGGTAGAATCGGCGTTCGGCCGTAGGTCGGGAATCGACAACGGCGACGGCACCGTGGTGCTGGTCTACAATCACGTCGGC from bacterium carries:
- a CDS encoding M55 family metallopeptidase; the encoded protein is MKVYISVDIEGVAGVVDQAQGSPPGIDYARGRRLMTAEAAAAVRGALAGGATEVWVSDGHGGNGMRNIIIEELPEDCWLISGDSRPMGQIDGLDGSFAALALVGYHTRHGLSGVLDHTINGRVVYDLRLNGRSVGEADLNAAVAGHLGVPVVFVSGDHKLIGEVGKTLPWAEGVAVKEAIGRHASKAMHPHRACRAIEDGLTRALGRLDRARPFDIGTPVAADLTFKYTTMADSAARLPGAERPTDLSIRLTAPDPVAVFPQIMAAIHLAGFSMGAPMKLGGAGAPGT